A genome region from Arachis duranensis cultivar V14167 chromosome 6, aradu.V14167.gnm2.J7QH, whole genome shotgun sequence includes the following:
- the LOC107495314 gene encoding uncharacterized protein LOC107495314: MGSYRKGKVALDCFRTLASKVLPQNKNFQRGSRIFQSRYLDSGSKVSNANGFKSFSSIPTRVVTWGGGFNRNLHNQFNVGGRRFYYVDPYNVHHFRPRGPRKWFENPRHVFIVVVVGSGILITMYFGKLETIPYTKRTHWILLSKAMERQLGEAEFEKLKESFKGKILPPIHPQSVRIRMISKEIIDALQRGLSKEQIWSDVSYASAHVTGFEGHTEETLKSLTDASADGKAESGWPKEDEILDDSWVQQSRKKGHEKGPATSHLDGLNWEVLVVNEPVVNAFCLPGGKIVVFTGLLEHFKSDAEIATIIGHEVGHAVARHSAEGITKNLWFAILQLILYQFVTPDIVNTMSSLFLRLPFSRRMEMEADYIGLLLIASAGYDPRVAPTVYEKLGKVTGGDSALRDYLSTHPSGRKRAELLSQAKIMEEAFTIYKNARSGRSIEGFL; the protein is encoded by the exons ATGGGTTCTTATAGAAAGGGAAAGGTTGCTCTTGATTGTTTTCGGACCTTGGCTTCAAAGGTTCTTccccaaaataaaaatttccaACGTGGTTCGAGGATATTCCAATCTAGGTATTTGGATTCGGGTTCTAAGGTGTCGAATGCCAATGGGTTCAAGTCTTTTTCTTCAATTCCTACTAGGGTAGTCACATGGGGTGGTGGATTTAATAGGAACTTGCACAACCAGTTTAATGTTGGGGGTAGGAGGTTCTATTATGTGGATCCCTACAATGTGCATCATTTCAGGCCTAGAGGGCCAAGGAAGTGGTTTGAGAATCCTAGACATGTATTCATTGTTGTGGTGGTTGGGTCAGGGATATTGATAACTATGTATTTTGGGAAATTAGAAACAATTCCATATACCAAGAGAACCCACTGGATTTTGTTATCTAAAGCCATGGAGAGGCAACTTGGGGAGGCTGAATTCGAGAAACTGAAGGAGAGTTTCAAGGGAAAGATCTTGCCTCCTATACACCCTCAGAGTGTGAGGATAAGGATGATATCAAAGGAAATCATTGATGCCTTGCAGAGAGGGTTAAGCAAGGAACAAATTTGGAGTGATGTTAGTTATGCATCAGCACATGTCACAGGGTTTGAAGGGCATACTGAGGAGACTTTGAAATCGTTGACTGATGCTAGTGCTGATGGCAAGGCAGAAAGTGGTTGGCCcaaagaagatgaaatcctTGATGACAGTTGGGTTCAGCAAAGTAGAAAGAAAGGCCACGAGAAAGGGCCAGCTACCTCGCATCTCGATGGATTGAATTGGGAGGTGCTTGTTGTCAATGAGCCGGTTGTCAATGCCTTTTGCCTACCTGGTGGTAAGATTGTTGTATTCACCGGATTGTTAGAACATTTTAAAAGTGATGCTGAGATTGCCACTATAATTGGACATGAG GTTGGCCATGCTGTGGCCCGACACAGCGCTGAAGGTATAACGAAGAACTTGTGGTTTGCTATCCTGCAGTTGATTCTTTATCAATTTGTCACCCCTGATATCGTCAACACAATGTCTTCTCTCTTCTTGAGGCTACCATTCTCTCGACG GATGGAAATGGAAGCCGATTACATTGGCTTGCTCTTAATTGCTTCCGCCGGATATGATCCACGGGTAGCACCCACAGTGTATGAGAAGCTGGGAAAAGTCACCGGTGGTGACTCGGCACTCAGGGACTATCTCTCTACTCATCCATCTGGAAGAAAGAGAGCAGAGTTGCTCTCCCAGGCCAAAATAATGGAAGAAGCATTCACCATATACAAGAATGCTAGGTCTGGAAGAAGTATTGAAGGATTTCTTTAG
- the LOC107495315 gene encoding uncharacterized protein LOC107495315 isoform X1, whose protein sequence is MNILHPFACLPLCNAIASTNPFPHNNQIMKFSLVSLQSSSYPRTWTPLCCSRGGFTNLNGEDFNIDLIKEDLADDDGSSETLAQETYGRRKTNDIDLEGLKEDNDVGGYYGQGPFTGRPEKDHERDPEVADILGSLLDDPQKAQSKMEDRIRKKRNKILHTKTGSGVPMKVSVNKFDFSNSYIWLEFYNTPLEKDISLICDTIRSWHIVGRLGGCNSMNMQLSQSPITKRPSYDFIQGANVTPTTFYNIGDLEVQDNLARIWVDIGTSEPLLLDVLINALTQISSDFVGIKQVVFGGEEYENWNENMTSEDSGFSVHKI, encoded by the exons ATGAATATCTTACATCCTTTTGCATGCCTTCCTCTATGCAATGCCATTGCAAGCACCAACCCTTTTCCCCATAACAATCAAATCATGAAATTTTCATTGGTTTCTCTACAAAGCTCTAGCTATCCAAGAACTTGGACTCCCTTATGCTGTTCTAGAGGTGGGTTTACAAACTTGAATGGTGAGGACTTCAATATAGATCTTATTAAGGAAGATCTTGCTGATGATGATGGTAGTAGTGAGACTTTGGCTCAAGAAACATATGGAAGAAGGAAAACAAACGACATTGATTTAGAGGGGTTAAAAGAAGATAATGATGTTGGTGGGTATTATGGCCAAGGACCATTTACAGGTAGGCCAGAGAAAGATCACGAGAGAGATCCAGAAGTTGCTGATATTCTTGGGAGTTTACTAGATGATCCCCAAAAGGCTCAATCCAAA ATGGAAGACAGAATTAGGaaaaaaaggaacaaaataCTGCACACAAAGACGGGATCAGGAGTACCAATGAAAGTGTCCGTTAACAA ATTTGATTTTTCAAACTCATATATATGGCTTGAATTTTACAATACACCACTGGAAAAAGACATCTCCTTAATATGTGAT ACTATTCGATCGTGGCATATTGTTGGACGTCTTGGTGGATGCAATTCGATGAACATGCAA CTATCACAATCTCCGATCACGAAACGGCCAAGTTATGATTTTATTCAAGGAGCTAATGTGACACCAACTACATTTTACAACATTGGGGATCTTGAGGTTCAAGACAACTTGGCTCGAATATG GGTAGATATTGGAACCAGTGAACCGCTGCTTTTGGATGTCTTGATAAATGCATTAACACAGATAAGTTCTGA TTTTGTTGGAATCAAGCAAGTGGTCTTTGGTGGGGAAGAATATGAGAATTGGAACGAGAATATGACATCAGAGGATTCAGGTTTTAGTGTTCACAAGATCTAA
- the LOC107495268 gene encoding uncharacterized protein LOC107495268: MAHYAASGVTAWLTFVVYLVIRQLIIVRYRNMRNPRLVFFIVLVGSGILITMHFWNLETVPYTKRTRCILLSNDMERQLGEAEFENKKASFKGKILPPIHPQSVRIRMISMEIIDTLLRGLSKEQVWSDVGYASAYVTGFEGDTEETLKSLTNASAYCNAESGWHKEDEILDDSWVQQIRKKGPAASHLDGLNWEVLVVNDSEVNAFWLPGGKIVVYTGLLEHFKSDAEIATIIGHEVGHALARHTAEYVTKKLWFAILQFILFRFVTPEIVTIMSFLFLKLPLYRLMEMEADYIGLLLIASTGYDPRVAPTVYEKLGKVKGEWALWDYLFTHPSGRKRAELLSQAKIMEEAFTIYKNARSGRCIEGFVWTNKTYIATPESTKNL, translated from the exons ATGGCGCATTATGCTGCTTCTGGTGTTACGGCATGGTTAACGTTCGTCGTGTATCTAGTGATTCGCCAACTGATCATTGTTCGCTACCGAAATATGCGGAATCCTAGACTTGTATTCTTTATAGTGTTGGTTGGGTCAGGAATATTGATTACTATGCATTTTTGGAATTTAGAAACAGTTCCATATACCAAGAGAACCCGCTGCATTTTGTTATCTAATGACATGGAGAGGCAGCTTGGTGAGGCTGAATTCGAGAACAAGAAGGCGAGTTTCAAGGGAAAGATCTTGCCTCCCATACACCCTCAGAGTGTGAGGATAAGGATGATATCAATGGAAATCATTGATACCTTGCTGAGAGGGTTGAGCAAGGAACAAGTTTGGAGTGATGTTGGTTATGCATCAGCATATGTCACAGGGTTTGAAGGGGATACTGAGGAGACTCTGAAATCGTTGACTAATGCTAGTGCTTATTGTAACGCAGAGAGTGGTTGGCACAAGGAAGATGAAATCCTTGATGACAGTTGGGTTCAGCAAATTAGAAAGAAAGGGCCAGCTGCCTCACATCTCGATGGATTGAATTGGGAGGTGCTTGTTGTCAATGATTCGGAAGTCAATGCCTTTTGGCTTCCTGGTGGTAAGATTGTTGTATACACCGGATTGTTAGAGCATTTTAAGAGTGATGCTGAGATTGCCACTATAATTGGACATGAG GTTGGTCATGCTTTGGCCCGACACACCGCTGAATATGTGACGAAGAAACTGTGGTTTGCTATCCTGCAGTTTATTCTTTTTCGATTTGTCACCCCCGAAATCGTCACCATAatgtcttttcttttcttgaagcTACCACTCTATCGACT GATGGAAATGGAAGCGGATTACATTGGCTTGCTCTTAATTGCTTCCACCGGATATGATCCACGGGTGGCGCCCACAGTGTATGAGAAGCTGGGAAAAGTCAAGGGTGAGTGGGCCCTTTGGGACTATCTCTTCACTCATCCATCTGGAAGAAAGAGAGCAGAGTTGCTCTCCCAGGCCAAAATAATGGAAGAAGCATTCACCATATACAAGAATGCTAGGTCTGGAAGATGTATTGAAGGATTTGTTTGGACCAACAAAACTTATATTGCCACACCAGAATCAACAAAGAACCTGTAG
- the LOC110272863 gene encoding pectinesterase inhibitor 1-like: MAMDIKPSLLSSLVVLLFLLFAQSSNATNKIVEVNKICNATLNPSFCSKILNSKPGGTNRADLITLAKYTIGVVRFNVTNTIRLIKSLIRNSTNSDAKDHYELCLKHFDYEEGALGEVVYAEKMLKAKDYQGVNVAASGVMATVEGCVSGDSPSDPVFPDHSSLPKYAEYVEQVADIICVICNYLTGIYK, translated from the coding sequence atgGCCATGGATATCAAACCTTCGCTACTCTCTTCTCTAGTGGTGCTGCTCTTCCTTTTATTTGCTCAATCCTCAAATGCAACCAACAAAATTGTTGAAGTGAACAAAATTTGCAACGCAACCCTAAACCCTTCATTTTGTTCAAAAATCCTAAACTCAAAACCCGGTGGTACAAACCGTGCAGATCTAATTACCCTTGCAAAATACACAATTGGTGTTGTTCGTTTCAACGTTACAAACACAATTAGGCTCATTAAGTCTCTGATAAGAAATTCAACTAATTCAGATGCGAAGGATCATTACGAATTGTGTTTGAAACATTTCGATTACGAGGAAGGCGCATTAGGCGAAGTGGTATACGCTGAAAAAATGCTGAAGGCGAAGGATTACCAAGGTGTTAATGTTGCTGCTTCTGGTGTTATGGCGACGGTTGAAGGTTGTGTTTCTGGTGATTCACCAAGTGATCCTGTTTTTCCTGATCATTCTTCGCTACCCAAATATGCTGAATATGTGGAGCAAGTTGCTGATATTATTTGTGTCATTTGTAACTATTTGACGGGTATTTATAAGTAA
- the LOC107495315 gene encoding uncharacterized protein LOC107495315 isoform X2 — protein MNILHPFACLPLCNAIASTNPFPHNNQIMKFSLVSLQSSSYPRTWTPLCCSRGGFTNLNGEDFNIDLIKEDLADDDGSSETLAQETYGRRKTNDIDLEGLKEDNDVGGYYGQGPFTGRPEKDHERDPEVADILGSLLDDPQKAQSKMEDRIRKKRNKILHTKTGSGVPMKVSVNKFDFSNSYIWLEFYNTPLEKDISLICDTIRSWHIVGRLGGCNSMNMQLSQSPITKRPSYDFIQGANVTPTTFYNIGDLEVQDNLARIWCRTSW, from the exons ATGAATATCTTACATCCTTTTGCATGCCTTCCTCTATGCAATGCCATTGCAAGCACCAACCCTTTTCCCCATAACAATCAAATCATGAAATTTTCATTGGTTTCTCTACAAAGCTCTAGCTATCCAAGAACTTGGACTCCCTTATGCTGTTCTAGAGGTGGGTTTACAAACTTGAATGGTGAGGACTTCAATATAGATCTTATTAAGGAAGATCTTGCTGATGATGATGGTAGTAGTGAGACTTTGGCTCAAGAAACATATGGAAGAAGGAAAACAAACGACATTGATTTAGAGGGGTTAAAAGAAGATAATGATGTTGGTGGGTATTATGGCCAAGGACCATTTACAGGTAGGCCAGAGAAAGATCACGAGAGAGATCCAGAAGTTGCTGATATTCTTGGGAGTTTACTAGATGATCCCCAAAAGGCTCAATCCAAA ATGGAAGACAGAATTAGGaaaaaaaggaacaaaataCTGCACACAAAGACGGGATCAGGAGTACCAATGAAAGTGTCCGTTAACAA ATTTGATTTTTCAAACTCATATATATGGCTTGAATTTTACAATACACCACTGGAAAAAGACATCTCCTTAATATGTGAT ACTATTCGATCGTGGCATATTGTTGGACGTCTTGGTGGATGCAATTCGATGAACATGCAA CTATCACAATCTCCGATCACGAAACGGCCAAGTTATGATTTTATTCAAGGAGCTAATGTGACACCAACTACATTTTACAACATTGGGGATCTTGAGGTTCAAGACAACTTGGCTCGAATATGGTGCAGAACTAGTT GGTAG